The DNA segment AGCCGCAGGCCTGGATCGACACGATGGCGGGACGCGCCAGTGCGGGCTCGCCCAAAGTGCGCTTCGAGAGCGAGTTGCTGCCCGCGGCGGGACCGCCGGCGATCTCGCGAATCGTGATGGTGAGCGCGGGCGCGTCGTGGATCACGTCGCAGATCGGCAAATTCATGATCGAGGATCTCGCCGGGATTCCGGTCGAGGTCGATTACTCCTCGGAGTTCCGCTACCGCCGTCCGCCGATCGACGATCGCACGATGATCATCGCGGTGTCGCAATCGGGTGAGACGGCCGACACGCTCGCCGCGATGGAGGAAGGGCGCGCGCACGCGGCGCATCTGCTGGCGATCACCAACACCGTCGATTCGTCGATCGCGCGCAAGGCCAATGCACAACTGTACACGCGATGCGGCCCCGAGATCAGCGTGACGACGACGAAATGCTTCATCACGCAGCTCGAATCATTTTACCTGCTCGCGATTCATCTCGCGTCGCGGATGGGCAAGCTCACCGACGCCCAGGCCGAAGAACTTCTGCGTCCGGCGTTTGCGATTCCCGGCCAGATCGAGGCGATCATCGCACTCGAGCCGCAAATCCAGCAGATCGCGCGCAAGTTCGCGATGGCGCGTGATTTTCTGTTCCTCGGACGCGGAATCAACTATCCGGTCGCGCTCGAAGGCGCGCTGAAGCTCAAGGAAATTTCCTACATCCATGCCGAGGGCTATTCGGCGGGTGAGATGAAGCACGGGCCGATCGCGCTGATCGACGACCAGATGCCGGTGGTGGTGATCATTCCCAACGACGAGCTGTTCGACAAGTCGATGTCGAATCTGAAGGAAGTCGAATCGCGCAACGGGCGGATTATCGCGGTGACGAATCGCGCGACCGACGAACTGCGCGCGATCGCCGCCGAAATTATCGAGGTGCCGGAGACGAATCGGATGCTCACGCCGGTGCTGATGACGGTGCCGTTGCAGTTGCTCGCGTACCATATCGCGTCCGAGCGGGGCGCCGACGTCGATCAGCCGCGCAACCTCGCGAAGTCAGTCACGGTGGAATAGCTGGAGCGTATCGAAAAGGTCGGGCGTCGCGGCGGATGCCAAACGCCCCAATCTCTCATACTATTAGTGGTCCTATGCGCTGGACTACTGACGTAATCAGAAAATCGTTCCTGGATTTCTTCGAGGAGCGCGGCCATGCGATCCTGCCGTCGGCGCCGCTGGTTCCCAAGGGCGACCCGACGCTGCTCTTCACCAACGCGGGCATGGTGCCGTTCAAGGATTATTTTCTCGGACTCCGCACGCCGCCGAATCCGCGCGTCGCCGATTGCCAGAAGTGCCTCCGAATTTCCGGCAAGCACAACGATCTCGAAGCGGTCGGCCGCGACACTTATCATCACACCTTTTTCGAGATGCTCGGCAACTGGTCGTTCGGCGACTACTACAAGGAAGACGCGATTCGGTGGCATTGGGAGCTGATCACGAAAGTCTGGGAAATCGATCCCGCGCTGCTCTACGCGACCGTGCATCACGAAGATCAGGAGGCCGAGGACATCTGGCTAAAGCTCGGCGTGCTGCCGAAGGACCGCATCCTGCGTTTCGGCGACAAGGACAATTTCTGGGAGATGGGCGAGACGGGGCCCTGCGGCCCCAACTCGGAAATCGATATCGATCGCGGCGAAGGCGCGTGCGAGCCCGAGAAAAATC comes from the Candidatus Binatus sp. genome and includes:
- the glmS gene encoding glutamine--fructose-6-phosphate transaminase (isomerizing), yielding MCGIVGYVGTGEAYPILLDGLGRLEYRGYDSAGVATLLADGKLEIRRTKGKLENLRKLLAEAPYLGGNIGIGHTRWATHGRPSEENAHPHKAGPVAVIHNGIVENFIELRAELIGRGHKLRSETDTELISHLIEENIARGLALTEAVREAVLRLRGSFSIVVLSETEPDKLVAAKTATPLVLGLGDGENFIASDIPAILEHTRRAIILEDGEIAEVTADSIRLMKFDGTPVTRAHRDIEWDAVAATKGGFRHFLRKEINDQPQAWIDTMAGRASAGSPKVRFESELLPAAGPPAISRIVMVSAGASWITSQIGKFMIEDLAGIPVEVDYSSEFRYRRPPIDDRTMIIAVSQSGETADTLAAMEEGRAHAAHLLAITNTVDSSIARKANAQLYTRCGPEISVTTTKCFITQLESFYLLAIHLASRMGKLTDAQAEELLRPAFAIPGQIEAIIALEPQIQQIARKFAMARDFLFLGRGINYPVALEGALKLKEISYIHAEGYSAGEMKHGPIALIDDQMPVVVIIPNDELFDKSMSNLKEVESRNGRIIAVTNRATDELRAIAAEIIEVPETNRMLTPVLMTVPLQLLAYHIASERGADVDQPRNLAKSVTVE